A window from Sinanaerobacter sp. ZZT-01 encodes these proteins:
- the spoIID gene encoding stage II sporulation protein D, whose protein sequence is MPEKVEYDQMITVFRTESGQTERVSLEDYVAGVVAGEMPSSFEMEALKAQAVAARTYAISKIQRSGDSGFPKEHPMAALCDSTHCQVYRTPKELLELKSEEWMESGWAKIKEAAEETRGQLMYYQGSLVEQPLFHSSSGGKTENSEDVFVAAVPYLRSVDSPYEQEATHQSEKTFFTWGEFQKKLKSAYPKSNFGTLNANSIKIISRSQGGRVEKIQVGNEVLEGRNIRDACNLYSANFNIERNSSGIEFTTMGYGHGVGMSQWGANGMAENGSDYREILTHYYSGVEIY, encoded by the coding sequence GTGCCTGAAAAAGTAGAATATGATCAAATGATTACTGTTTTTCGGACAGAAAGTGGACAAACGGAGCGCGTTTCATTGGAGGACTATGTTGCCGGAGTTGTAGCAGGGGAAATGCCATCCAGCTTTGAGATGGAGGCATTAAAGGCACAGGCGGTAGCAGCGAGAACTTATGCAATTTCTAAAATTCAACGAAGTGGTGACAGCGGCTTTCCAAAGGAGCATCCAATGGCAGCTCTTTGTGATTCCACACACTGTCAGGTATATCGTACTCCGAAAGAGCTGTTGGAGTTGAAATCAGAAGAATGGATGGAGTCGGGATGGGCTAAAATAAAAGAAGCTGCAGAAGAAACCAGAGGGCAGCTGATGTATTATCAGGGAAGCTTGGTTGAACAACCTTTGTTTCATTCTTCAAGTGGTGGAAAAACGGAAAACTCTGAGGATGTGTTTGTAGCAGCGGTTCCTTATCTGAGAAGTGTTGACAGCCCATATGAACAGGAAGCTACGCATCAGAGTGAGAAAACATTTTTCACTTGGGGTGAGTTTCAAAAAAAATTAAAGAGTGCTTATCCAAAGTCTAATTTTGGAACACTAAATGCAAATTCTATTAAGATCATAAGTCGGAGTCAAGGCGGCAGAGTTGAGAAAATCCAGGTGGGAAATGAAGTTTTAGAAGGTCGAAATATAAGAGATGCTTGCAATTTGTATTCTGCAAATTTTAATATAGAACGAAACAGCAGTGGCATTGAATTTACGACAATGGGCTATGGACACGGTGTTGGAATGAGCCAATGGGGGGCAAATGGGATGGCAGAGAATGGATCTGATTATCGAGAAATTTTAACACATTATTATAGCGGTGTTGAAATCTATTAG